The proteins below come from a single Sinorhizobium fredii genomic window:
- a CDS encoding KTSC domain-containing protein, translating to MPSHLIKRTDYDAETRTLSVWLLTTEKRYDYEDVPPETYAAFKRAFSKGRFFNAHIRDRFKYRVSMPD from the coding sequence ATGCCGTCGCATCTGATAAAAAGGACAGACTACGACGCCGAGACGCGAACGCTCTCGGTCTGGCTCCTGACCACCGAAAAGCGTTATGACTATGAGGACGTGCCTCCCGAAACTTATGCGGCCTTCAAGCGGGCCTTTTCGAAGGGCCGCTTCTTCAACGCGCATATCCGCGATCGCTTCAAGTATCGCGTCTCGATGCCGGACTGA
- a CDS encoding HpcH/HpaI aldolase/citrate lyase family protein, with amino-acid sequence MSHTINHLRRLRLQRSELAVPGSNPEMIGKAANSGADYIFLDIEDAVAPPDKERARANIVAALNEIDWRGRGKTISVRINGLDTHYMYRDVVDLMEQAGDRIDTLLVPKVGVPADLYMVEAMVNQIEIAKGYKTRVGLEALIETALGMANVEAIASFGGRLEALHFGVADYAASLKARTVNIGGLNPDYPGDQWHFGLSRMTVACRAYGLRAIDGPFGDFSDPEGYKAAARRAAALGIEGKWAIHPSQIALANEIFSPPEKEVERARRIIDALKVAESEGKGAASLDGKMIDAASERMARNVLATHEAITAGR; translated from the coding sequence ATGAGCCACACGATAAACCATCTCCGCCGGTTGCGGCTGCAGCGCAGCGAACTCGCCGTTCCGGGCTCGAACCCCGAAATGATCGGGAAGGCCGCAAATTCCGGCGCCGACTACATCTTCCTCGACATCGAGGATGCCGTCGCCCCGCCGGACAAGGAGCGGGCCCGCGCCAATATCGTCGCAGCGCTGAACGAGATCGACTGGCGCGGCCGTGGCAAGACCATCTCGGTGCGCATCAACGGGCTGGACACGCACTACATGTACCGCGACGTCGTCGACCTCATGGAGCAGGCCGGCGACAGGATCGACACGCTGCTGGTGCCGAAGGTCGGCGTGCCCGCCGACCTCTACATGGTCGAGGCGATGGTCAACCAGATCGAGATCGCCAAGGGCTACAAGACCCGTGTCGGTCTCGAGGCCCTGATCGAGACGGCTCTCGGCATGGCCAATGTCGAGGCCATCGCCTCCTTTGGCGGCCGGCTGGAAGCCCTACATTTCGGCGTTGCCGACTATGCCGCCAGCCTCAAGGCCCGCACGGTCAATATCGGCGGTCTCAATCCCGACTACCCGGGAGACCAGTGGCACTTCGGCCTGTCGCGGATGACCGTTGCTTGCCGCGCCTATGGCCTGCGCGCCATCGACGGTCCCTTCGGCGATTTCTCCGATCCGGAAGGCTACAAGGCCGCGGCCCGCCGTGCCGCTGCGCTTGGCATCGAGGGCAAGTGGGCCATCCATCCAAGCCAGATCGCGCTTGCCAACGAGATCTTTTCCCCTCCCGAGAAGGAGGTCGAGCGCGCCCGCCGCATCATCGATGCGCTGAAGGTCGCCGAGAGCGAGGGCAAAGGTGCAGCCTCGCTCGACGGAAAGATGATCGATGCCGCTTCCGAGCGCATGGCGCGCAACGTGCTCGCCACCCATGAAGCCATCACGGCCGGCCGCTGA
- the sucD gene encoding succinate--CoA ligase subunit alpha yields the protein MSILLDKNTRVIVQGFTGKIGSFHAEDMKRYGTNVVGGVTPGKGGQTHLGMPVFNTVKGAVQETGADASIVFVPPPFAADSIMEAADAGIRLCVCITDGIPSQDMIRVKRYMRRYRFEDRMTLIGPNCAGMITPGEAMMGIMPGSIYLPGRIGIVGRSGTLGYEAASQMKALGIGVSTSVGIGGDPVNGSSFKDMLELFEQDSETDAVLMIGEIGGPQEAEAALWARDQMKKPLIAYIAGLSAPKGRRMGHAGAIISAFGESAQEKVEILKGAGVTIVPTPSSFGESVADVLSAMNKAA from the coding sequence ATGTCCATTCTCCTCGACAAGAACACGCGCGTCATCGTGCAGGGCTTCACCGGTAAAATCGGCAGCTTCCATGCCGAAGACATGAAGCGTTACGGCACCAACGTGGTCGGCGGCGTCACGCCCGGCAAGGGCGGGCAGACGCATCTCGGCATGCCGGTCTTCAACACGGTGAAAGGCGCCGTCCAGGAAACCGGCGCCGATGCCTCGATCGTCTTCGTGCCGCCGCCCTTTGCCGCCGACTCGATCATGGAGGCGGCGGATGCCGGCATCCGGCTCTGCGTCTGCATCACCGACGGCATTCCCTCCCAGGACATGATCAGGGTCAAGCGATACATGAGGCGCTATCGCTTTGAGGATCGCATGACCCTGATCGGGCCGAACTGCGCCGGCATGATCACGCCTGGCGAGGCGATGATGGGGATCATGCCGGGCTCGATCTACCTGCCCGGCCGCATCGGCATTGTCGGCCGCTCGGGGACGCTCGGCTACGAGGCGGCGAGCCAGATGAAGGCCCTCGGCATCGGTGTGTCGACATCGGTCGGCATTGGCGGCGACCCGGTCAACGGCTCGTCCTTCAAGGACATGCTGGAGTTGTTCGAACAGGATTCGGAAACGGACGCCGTGCTGATGATCGGCGAGATCGGCGGCCCGCAGGAGGCGGAGGCCGCTCTGTGGGCGCGCGACCAGATGAAGAAGCCGCTGATCGCCTATATCGCAGGGCTTTCGGCGCCGAAAGGCCGGCGCATGGGTCATGCGGGCGCGATCATCTCCGCCTTCGGGGAATCGGCGCAGGAAAAGGTCGAGATCCTGAAGGGGGCGGGTGTCACGATCGTGCCGACTCCGTCCTCCTTCGGCGAGAGCGTCGCCGACGTGTTGTCGGCGATGAACAAGGCAGCCTGA
- a CDS encoding malate--CoA ligase subunit beta — protein MDIHEYQAKELLSRYHIHIPRGGLAYSPEQAAYRASEIGGDRWVVKAQIHSGARGKAGGIKLCSSDHEIVAAADAMLGAKLVTHQTGAQGKLVSRLYVEEAMDIEREIYLGFVLDRKSERIMIVASSSGGMEIEEIAEAEPDSIIRATVDPGVGMQDFQAREIAFGLGIDNALIGRATQTLMGCYRAFVDYDAAMLEINPLVVTRRGDLVALDAKMSFDENALFRRPHIAEMRDKSQEDPRETYASDRGLSYVGLDGNIGCIINGAGLAMATMDMIKIAGGEPANFLDIGGGASPDRVAKSFRAVLHDKNVETILVNIFAGINRCDWVAEGVIKALKEVGVPVPLVVRLSGTNMEEGRRILAESGEDIIVAETLAEAAEKAVAAWRSYTANKAA, from the coding sequence ATGGATATCCACGAATACCAGGCCAAGGAACTTCTCTCCCGCTATCATATCCACATTCCGCGGGGCGGGCTGGCCTACAGTCCCGAACAGGCTGCCTATCGCGCAAGCGAGATCGGCGGCGACCGCTGGGTCGTCAAGGCGCAAATCCATTCCGGGGCGCGCGGCAAGGCCGGCGGTATCAAGCTCTGCTCGTCCGACCACGAGATCGTCGCGGCTGCCGATGCCATGCTCGGTGCCAAGCTGGTGACGCACCAGACCGGAGCGCAGGGCAAGCTGGTCAGCCGCCTCTACGTCGAGGAGGCGATGGATATCGAGCGCGAGATCTATCTCGGCTTCGTCCTCGACCGGAAATCCGAGCGCATCATGATCGTCGCCTCGTCCTCGGGCGGCATGGAGATCGAGGAGATCGCCGAGGCGGAGCCCGATTCCATCATCCGCGCCACCGTCGATCCGGGCGTCGGCATGCAGGATTTCCAGGCCCGCGAGATTGCCTTCGGGCTCGGCATCGACAATGCCCTGATCGGCCGCGCCACGCAGACGCTCATGGGCTGCTATCGCGCCTTCGTCGACTATGACGCCGCGATGCTTGAGATCAATCCGCTGGTCGTGACCCGCCGCGGTGATCTCGTGGCGCTCGACGCCAAGATGAGCTTCGACGAGAACGCGCTGTTCCGCCGGCCGCATATCGCCGAAATGCGCGACAAGAGCCAGGAAGATCCGCGCGAGACCTACGCGTCCGACCGCGGCCTCTCCTATGTCGGTCTCGACGGCAATATCGGCTGCATCATCAACGGCGCGGGGCTGGCCATGGCGACCATGGACATGATCAAGATTGCCGGCGGCGAGCCCGCGAATTTTCTCGACATCGGCGGCGGCGCCTCGCCCGACCGCGTTGCGAAATCCTTCCGCGCCGTGCTGCACGACAAGAACGTTGAAACGATCCTCGTCAACATCTTCGCCGGCATCAACCGCTGCGATTGGGTGGCGGAGGGCGTGATCAAGGCGCTGAAGGAAGTCGGTGTCCCGGTTCCGCTCGTCGTGCGCCTTTCCGGCACCAACATGGAAGAGGGCCGGCGCATCCTCGCCGAGTCCGGCGAGGACATCATCGTCGCGGAAACGCTGGCCGAGGCTGCCGAGAAGGCGGTCGCCGCCTGGCGTTCCTACACCGCCAACAAAGCTGCTTGA
- a CDS encoding BCCT family transporter, translated as MQGSRPQVDPAVFWPSITIILGFVGWGTVFPDSLSSVSKVVLNTVIDDFGWGFVVSSAGFLIFALFLAVSRLGKIRLGQDDERPEFRTASWICMMFSVGMGIGLMFWGVAEPIFHFSSPPHGQAEPKSLEAALLAMKYSYFHWALHPWAIYAVVGLTIAYFTFRKGKSNLISSAFTPLLGKAASGPIGKAIDVLAIIATLFGTATSLGLGAQQINSGMDFLWGTGTSNAIALSIIGVMSVLFILSAVSGVGKGIQFLSNMNMIIAMLLLIFLLCIGPTIFIFNTFTESLGFYLSDLVTMSFRTAAFSDGKWLGSWTIFYWAWWVSWAPFVGVFIARISRGRTIREFVIGVLLIPSGVTFVWFTIMGGTALHSELFGAGGIVDAVYNQGAAVSLFALLAQYPFAWLTSLVAIFLVAIFFISGADAGAVVMGMLSSNGTLEPPPSVVVLWGVLAGASASVLLMMGGLQGLQTASIIAAAPFLIVMVGLCISLWHSLLDELEEGRSPRRVPTAATAGEAAALAPEAAQ; from the coding sequence ATGCAAGGATCAAGACCTCAGGTCGATCCGGCCGTCTTCTGGCCGTCGATCACCATCATTTTGGGATTTGTCGGTTGGGGGACGGTGTTCCCCGACAGCCTGTCCTCGGTCTCGAAAGTGGTCCTCAACACGGTCATCGACGATTTCGGGTGGGGCTTCGTCGTCTCGTCAGCGGGCTTCCTGATTTTCGCGCTTTTTCTTGCCGTCAGCCGCCTGGGCAAGATCCGGCTCGGACAGGACGACGAGCGGCCGGAATTCCGCACCGCATCCTGGATCTGCATGATGTTCAGCGTCGGCATGGGCATCGGCCTGATGTTCTGGGGCGTTGCAGAACCGATCTTTCATTTTTCAAGCCCGCCGCACGGGCAGGCGGAGCCGAAGAGCCTCGAGGCGGCGCTTCTCGCCATGAAGTACTCCTATTTCCACTGGGCGCTTCACCCCTGGGCCATCTATGCCGTGGTCGGCCTGACGATCGCCTATTTCACGTTCCGCAAGGGCAAGTCGAACCTGATTTCGTCTGCCTTCACGCCGCTTCTCGGCAAGGCCGCAAGCGGGCCGATCGGCAAGGCAATCGACGTGCTAGCGATCATCGCGACGCTGTTCGGCACGGCCACTTCGCTCGGCCTCGGTGCCCAGCAGATCAACAGCGGCATGGACTTCCTATGGGGGACCGGGACTTCCAACGCGATCGCGCTGTCCATCATCGGCGTCATGTCGGTGCTGTTCATCCTCTCGGCGGTGTCGGGTGTGGGCAAGGGCATCCAGTTCCTCTCCAACATGAATATGATCATCGCGATGCTGCTGTTGATATTCCTGCTCTGCATCGGTCCGACGATCTTCATCTTCAACACCTTCACGGAATCGCTCGGCTTCTATCTGAGTGACCTCGTAACCATGTCGTTCCGCACCGCGGCCTTCAGCGACGGCAAGTGGCTCGGCAGCTGGACGATCTTCTATTGGGCATGGTGGGTTTCCTGGGCGCCCTTCGTCGGCGTGTTCATCGCCCGCATCTCGCGTGGCCGCACGATCCGCGAATTCGTGATCGGCGTTCTGCTGATCCCGAGCGGCGTCACCTTCGTCTGGTTCACGATCATGGGTGGAACCGCGCTGCATTCCGAGCTCTTCGGCGCCGGCGGCATCGTCGACGCGGTCTACAACCAGGGTGCCGCAGTCTCGCTCTTTGCTTTGCTGGCGCAATATCCCTTTGCCTGGCTGACGTCCCTGGTCGCCATTTTCCTGGTTGCGATCTTCTTCATCTCCGGCGCCGATGCAGGCGCGGTGGTGATGGGAATGCTCTCGTCGAACGGCACGCTCGAGCCGCCCCCGAGTGTCGTCGTGCTTTGGGGCGTGCTGGCGGGCGCCTCGGCCTCGGTCCTGCTCATGATGGGCGGATTGCAGGGTTTGCAGACGGCCTCGATCATCGCGGCGGCCCCGTTCCTGATCGTCATGGTCGGGCTCTGCATCTCGCTGTGGCACTCGCTCCTCGACGAACTGGAAGAGGGGCGGTCGCCGCGGAGGGTGCCGACTGCCGCTACCGCTGGCGAAGCCGCCGCACTTGCGCCTGAAGCCGCACAATAA
- a CDS encoding Ku protein has product MAPRANWKGYLKVAEVSCPVALYTAASTSERIAFHTINRATGHRVHRQFVDSETGKPVEKDDQVKGYEVGSGDYVVLEPEEIAAAVPESDKTLSISAFIACGDIDNVYFDKPYYLAPTKSHAEDAFALIREGMRKKNVAAIASAVLFRRVRTLLIRAYEDGLIATTLNFDYEVRSAQEAFDDVPDLKIEGEMLKLAEHIIKTKRGKFDPAKFDDRYEAALAELVKAKLEGKKIEPRKEPKRGKVVDLMEALRQSAGVPAKKTKAATQTKKKATRGAKTKEASPRRKAG; this is encoded by the coding sequence GTGGCGCCGAGAGCAAATTGGAAGGGCTATCTGAAGGTCGCCGAGGTCAGCTGCCCGGTCGCGCTCTACACAGCGGCCTCGACCTCGGAACGAATTGCCTTTCACACCATCAACCGTGCCACCGGGCATCGCGTTCACCGGCAATTCGTCGACAGCGAGACCGGAAAGCCGGTCGAAAAGGACGATCAGGTCAAGGGCTATGAAGTCGGATCCGGCGACTACGTCGTGCTGGAGCCCGAGGAGATCGCGGCGGCCGTTCCGGAGAGCGACAAGACCCTGTCGATCTCGGCCTTTATCGCCTGCGGCGATATCGACAACGTCTATTTCGACAAGCCCTATTACCTTGCTCCGACCAAGAGCCATGCCGAAGACGCGTTCGCTCTGATCCGCGAGGGCATGCGCAAGAAGAACGTCGCGGCCATCGCCAGTGCAGTGCTGTTCCGGCGGGTGCGCACGCTTCTGATCCGCGCCTATGAGGACGGACTGATCGCAACGACCTTGAACTTCGACTACGAGGTCCGCTCGGCCCAAGAAGCGTTCGACGACGTGCCGGATCTGAAGATCGAGGGCGAGATGCTGAAGCTTGCCGAGCACATCATCAAGACCAAACGCGGAAAGTTCGACCCAGCCAAATTCGATGATCGCTATGAGGCGGCCCTTGCCGAGCTGGTCAAGGCGAAACTCGAGGGCAAGAAGATCGAGCCGCGCAAGGAGCCGAAGCGCGGAAAGGTCGTGGACCTGATGGAGGCATTGCGGCAGAGCGCCGGCGTTCCGGCCAAGAAGACAAAGGCGGCCACTCAAACCAAAAAGAAGGCGACCCGTGGCGCGAAGACGAAGGAAGCTTCGCCGCGTCGCAAGGCGGGCTGA
- a CDS encoding Ku protein produces the protein MAPRSFWKGYLKLSLVTCPVAMTPATTENEKVRFHTLNRKTNNRVVSQYVDAVSGKAVDEDDEVKGYERGEDDFVLLEDEELEAVGLESTRTIDIDMFVEADSIRWIWYDKPHYLVPDDPVGEEAFSVIRDAMASTGTVGISRLVMYRRERAVMLEPRGKGIVLWTLRYGDEVRKPEEYFRNIDDSDNDPELMRLVTKLIEERSKPWDSAMVSDPVQARLLDIISAKKKGRKRPAKAKAEEEERPSNVVNIMDALRKSLSSEKKKKTKS, from the coding sequence ATGGCACCCCGCTCATTCTGGAAAGGCTATCTGAAACTGTCACTCGTCACCTGTCCGGTGGCAATGACGCCGGCGACGACCGAGAACGAGAAGGTCCGCTTCCACACGCTCAACCGGAAGACCAACAATCGCGTCGTCAGCCAGTATGTCGATGCGGTGAGCGGAAAAGCTGTCGACGAAGATGACGAAGTCAAAGGCTATGAACGTGGCGAGGACGATTTCGTGCTTCTGGAGGACGAGGAACTCGAAGCGGTCGGGCTGGAAAGCACGCGCACCATCGACATCGACATGTTCGTGGAGGCCGACAGCATTCGCTGGATATGGTACGACAAGCCGCACTATCTCGTTCCCGACGATCCCGTCGGTGAGGAGGCCTTTTCAGTCATCCGCGACGCGATGGCCTCAACCGGGACGGTCGGGATTTCGCGGCTTGTCATGTATCGCCGCGAGCGCGCCGTTATGCTCGAACCGAGAGGGAAGGGGATCGTTCTTTGGACGCTGCGCTATGGCGACGAGGTGCGGAAACCCGAGGAGTACTTCCGCAACATTGATGACAGCGATAACGATCCCGAACTGATGCGCCTCGTGACGAAGCTGATCGAAGAACGCAGCAAGCCCTGGGATTCCGCTATGGTGAGCGATCCCGTTCAGGCGCGACTCCTGGACATCATTTCCGCCAAAAAGAAGGGCCGGAAGCGGCCGGCCAAGGCAAAGGCTGAGGAAGAGGAGCGACCCAGCAACGTGGTCAATATCATGGACGCGCTTCGCAAGAGCCTCAGTTCGGAAAAGAAGAAAAAGACGAAGAGTTAA
- a CDS encoding GFA family protein, producing MDRFTGGCLCGNVRLVASGLPYRVGLCHCLDCRKHHGALFHASAIFPESAVTVDGETRAYAGRFFCPRCGSSLFGRSADEIEVNLGSLDAPDQLMPTYESWIVRREAWLPPFPLTRQYERDREGSGRFEE from the coding sequence ATGGACCGGTTCACCGGAGGTTGCCTGTGCGGCAACGTTCGTCTTGTGGCGTCGGGACTCCCATACCGGGTCGGCCTTTGCCACTGTCTCGACTGCCGCAAGCATCACGGGGCGCTTTTTCACGCTTCCGCGATATTCCCCGAAAGCGCGGTGACGGTCGATGGCGAAACGCGCGCCTATGCCGGGCGGTTTTTCTGCCCCCGCTGCGGCTCGTCGCTTTTCGGCCGCAGCGCGGACGAAATCGAAGTGAACCTGGGATCCCTGGACGCCCCCGACCAACTGATGCCGACCTATGAAAGCTGGATCGTTCGCCGTGAGGCCTGGCTGCCGCCGTTTCCGCTCACGAGACAATACGAGCGCGATCGAGAGGGCTCGGGTCGGTTCGAGGAGTAG
- a CDS encoding NAD(P)-dependent oxidoreductase: MISDSDLVAHRLDAMKRTEGGAPSLPTNPFFGVGPITDATKDEVDSRLRRYEFDKWIESTYRKYDDTGKDIGAFTTAELSRSMHRGYPADKILLDMMRAIHRYFEFPKSNRIAVGLGGGHSGYTVCVQHLLNANDAGQRVYVDTPRPESDRAGAAGFFRQSWATQLIEMHRFAEKGDENRIHFAKREGEIPSASALAELGVSIFIGVGHETTGANSYTNEEITELLAWLDGDPENRHAVFDATSMLGAMPWEPDVVRAVMAKCCLFMPFQKAIGGVSGYFVASFTPAALALIERNQSNPSWAIPRQLKIAPPINPRQPFSSKRSVDSGPFYDAEEDRMLGGVINTYSALAFAETTFGLLQTERRVGSVSELNRRSAKNRKLVNEWVDRNPLFSLVVEEEDRRGAAVTLLKVNDGSISSSDLHQRIIARSKQILGYEGISHPNGVHEKGLDAARYVNAFPGTPGDYRAWIGGIRDAADVTALLDNLKYAYLRAKIVVIEEELEKRGSRVDYAESAGAGAASVREGTFKVLIADAIGLRFDAEGRLDHSELAAYIHEKGGVFHEKSANGSSTADDGKIHFYYRPHLSTADEILAEAGEGQYDAVIAAATFIPQAAKFRLGGVRIGTGTGNMGSASWGGPNGEGGEAPLMNTPGINSRATAQMAMKALLKVLPDLPVEELHARVVGDDFDTGKNLAEYPTEKLEGKRIAILGYGNIGRELARLAKAFHMDVVVYARPAHRDNIIAEGYEYAATPAEAARGSDVLSVHLGLGKQDPATGTFSNAGIVDREVLSALNDRAVLLNYDRGELVNVTDLDDALTSGKVRHAAIDADIFKSSDGPSGPMKPYLSLLPKHADKLELLPHAAADTDHPTRVAGAKQAVDQIIDSIRLLSVTNLKGDLPDGYVSQGASSPSGIGLVTRSVLDRVANDKGLLVQLREASEKIAAILGSLETVSDEAHKARIVERYRSLLAQNALKQIQLLRSAGLLAPAAKE; the protein is encoded by the coding sequence ATGATTTCCGATTCAGACCTTGTCGCGCATCGCCTCGACGCAATGAAACGCACCGAAGGCGGCGCTCCTTCGCTGCCGACGAATCCGTTCTTCGGGGTCGGTCCGATAACCGATGCGACAAAGGATGAGGTCGACAGCCGGCTGCGGCGCTATGAGTTCGACAAATGGATAGAGAGCACCTACCGGAAATACGATGACACCGGCAAGGATATCGGCGCGTTTACGACCGCCGAGCTTTCCCGCAGCATGCATCGCGGTTACCCGGCGGACAAAATTCTGCTCGATATGATGCGGGCGATCCATCGCTATTTTGAATTCCCCAAGTCGAACAGGATTGCAGTCGGTTTGGGCGGCGGCCACAGCGGCTATACCGTGTGCGTGCAGCACCTGCTCAACGCAAATGACGCGGGCCAGCGGGTGTATGTCGACACCCCGCGCCCCGAGAGCGACCGCGCCGGTGCAGCGGGCTTCTTCCGGCAATCCTGGGCAACCCAGCTCATAGAGATGCATCGCTTCGCGGAAAAGGGCGACGAAAACAGGATTCACTTTGCGAAGCGCGAGGGGGAGATCCCCTCGGCAAGCGCGCTCGCAGAACTCGGCGTTTCGATCTTCATTGGCGTGGGACACGAAACGACCGGTGCCAATTCATACACCAACGAGGAGATCACCGAGCTCCTGGCCTGGTTGGACGGCGACCCTGAAAACCGTCATGCCGTCTTCGACGCGACCTCCATGCTGGGGGCGATGCCTTGGGAGCCCGATGTCGTTCGGGCGGTAATGGCCAAATGCTGCCTGTTCATGCCGTTCCAGAAAGCAATCGGCGGCGTGTCTGGCTACTTCGTCGCATCCTTCACACCGGCGGCTCTGGCATTGATCGAGCGCAACCAGAGCAATCCGTCCTGGGCAATCCCGAGGCAGCTCAAGATTGCGCCGCCGATCAATCCCCGGCAGCCGTTCAGCAGCAAGCGGTCGGTCGATTCCGGTCCGTTCTACGATGCCGAGGAAGACAGGATGCTCGGCGGCGTCATCAACACCTATAGCGCCCTGGCATTCGCCGAGACCACCTTCGGGCTCTTGCAGACCGAACGGCGCGTCGGGTCCGTCAGCGAATTGAACAGGCGCTCGGCAAAGAACCGCAAGCTCGTCAACGAATGGGTGGACCGCAACCCGCTGTTCAGTCTCGTCGTGGAGGAAGAGGATCGCCGCGGCGCGGCGGTAACGCTGCTGAAGGTCAATGACGGCAGCATCTCCTCGTCGGACCTGCATCAGCGCATCATCGCGCGGTCGAAGCAGATCCTGGGTTATGAGGGAATTAGCCATCCGAACGGTGTTCACGAAAAGGGCCTGGATGCCGCGCGTTATGTGAACGCGTTCCCCGGCACGCCGGGGGATTATCGCGCCTGGATCGGCGGCATTCGGGACGCTGCCGACGTCACCGCTCTGCTCGACAATCTCAAATACGCCTATCTCAGGGCCAAGATCGTCGTCATCGAAGAAGAGCTCGAGAAGAGAGGCAGCCGCGTTGACTACGCCGAATCTGCCGGCGCCGGTGCCGCATCGGTGCGCGAGGGCACTTTCAAGGTGTTGATCGCGGATGCGATCGGCCTCCGCTTCGATGCTGAGGGCCGTCTCGATCACAGCGAACTGGCCGCATACATCCACGAAAAAGGCGGCGTGTTCCACGAAAAATCCGCGAACGGTTCAAGCACGGCCGACGACGGCAAGATTCACTTCTACTACCGACCCCACCTCAGCACCGCCGACGAGATCCTCGCTGAAGCGGGCGAGGGGCAGTACGATGCGGTGATCGCCGCCGCAACATTCATCCCCCAGGCTGCGAAGTTCCGCCTTGGCGGCGTCCGTATCGGCACGGGCACCGGAAACATGGGTTCCGCTTCCTGGGGCGGTCCGAACGGCGAAGGCGGCGAGGCCCCGCTGATGAACACGCCGGGCATCAATAGCCGGGCTACCGCGCAGATGGCCATGAAGGCGCTTCTCAAGGTTCTGCCCGATCTGCCGGTGGAAGAATTGCATGCCCGCGTCGTTGGCGACGACTTCGATACGGGCAAGAACCTGGCCGAATATCCGACCGAGAAGCTTGAGGGAAAGAGGATCGCGATCCTCGGCTACGGCAACATAGGCAGGGAACTCGCACGTCTTGCCAAGGCGTTCCACATGGATGTGGTCGTCTACGCCCGGCCTGCGCATCGCGACAACATCATCGCGGAAGGCTATGAATACGCCGCTACTCCGGCGGAGGCCGCGCGTGGCTCGGACGTCTTGTCGGTCCATCTCGGCCTCGGAAAACAGGATCCGGCCACCGGGACATTCTCCAATGCCGGGATCGTCGATCGCGAAGTCCTGTCCGCTCTGAACGACAGGGCCGTTCTGCTCAACTACGATCGCGGCGAGCTCGTGAACGTGACAGACCTGGACGACGCCCTGACATCCGGCAAGGTCAGGCATGCGGCGATCGATGCCGACATCTTCAAGTCGTCGGACGGCCCGAGCGGCCCGATGAAACCCTATCTCTCGCTTCTCCCGAAGCATGCCGATAAGCTTGAACTCCTTCCGCACGCGGCAGCGGACACCGACCATCCGACGCGCGTCGCCGGCGCGAAGCAAGCCGTCGACCAGATCATCGACTCGATACGATTGCTCTCGGTCACGAACCTCAAGGGTGACCTGCCCGATGGCTATGTATCGCAAGGTGCAAGCAGCCCCTCTGGCATTGGGCTTGTTACGCGCTCCGTCCTTGACCGAGTTGCGAACGACAAGGGTCTTCTCGTCCAGTTGCGGGAGGCCAGCGAAAAGATAGCCGCGATCCTCGGATCGCTCGAAACAGTGTCCGACGAGGCTCACAAAGCGCGGATCGTCGAGCGCTACCGGTCACTGCTTGCGCAGAACGCGTTGAAGCAGATTCAACTTCTAAGGTCTGCCGGTCTGCTGGCCCCTGCTGCCAAGGAGTAG